The Jeotgalibacillus haloalkalitolerans DNA segment TGCCCCTTGCCATCATATCCACCTGTAATGGTCTTCAATAACATCGGAAAAACGAACGTTCCTATCATATCATATAATTGTTGTTCGTTTTCTATGATTTTATAAGAAGCAGTAGGAACATCTGCTTTTGTAAGTGTATCCTTTTCAAACTGACGGTTTTGTGTGATTCTGATCAGTTCAGCTCCCTGAGGTACATGCGCTTTTCCGGATAAACGTTTTAGAGATTCATAGTCTATATTTTCAAACTCATACGTAATTACGTCACTTAATTCAGCCAGTTCTGCCAACCCTTTTTCATCGTCATAGGCGGTTTGAATGACATAGTCAGCAACCTGTGCACATGGTCCATTTTCAGAGGGGTCCAGCACTGCTATCTTGAAGCCTGCTTCCTTTGCAGCGAGCGCCATCATTCTGCCAAGCTGTCCACCCCCTATAATGCCAATGACTGCAGGCGGCAGTATCATTTGCTTCATACGAGATCACCACTGCTTTCAAGTACTTTTTCTTCACTCTTCTTTCTCATCTCAGCAATTCTTTCAGCTAACGCATCGTCAAATGATGAAAGCATTTGAGCAGCAAGAATGCCTGCATTTGCAGCGCCTGCATCTCCAATCGCAACTGTTGCAACCGGAACACCGGCTGGCATTTGAGCAATGGATAATAGTGAGTCCAGTCCGTTCAGCGCTTTTGACTGAATCGGTACACCGATTACCGGCAGGGTTGTTTTAGCAGCAACCATGCCCGGCAGGTGTGCGGCACCGCCTGCTCCTGCGATGATGACTTTAATTCCGCGTGATCTTGCCTGTTCTGCAAATGAAAACATGAGGTCTGGTGTACGGTGTGCACTGACGACCTGTTTTTCGTAAGGTACTTTGAGCTCGTCGAGTTTTTCGCATGCTTTTTTCATTGATGGCCAGTCTGACGTACTTCCCATAATGACGCTAACCAGTGCTGACATCTTCTCACTCCATCCGGGTTTAATTCTTTTATAACCGCTGTTGATTTCCGTGGAGGACTTCGCTTTCCCGCCCCCGGGCGGTGAGCCTCCCCAGCTTCGCTTCCGGGGTCTCACCTGTCCCTTCCTGGGGCGGGAGTCTCCGTCCTCCACTCCAATCAACAGCTAAATCTGATAAATGACTAAAAGGTTAAGATAACAAACAAACAAATAAAAAAAGTCAGCAGCTTTTCTTCATGTTTATTAATGAAGGAAAGCTGCTGACTTTTGTCAGGGAGACCT contains these protein-coding regions:
- the purE gene encoding 5-(carboxyamino)imidazole ribonucleotide mutase, coding for MSALVSVIMGSTSDWPSMKKACEKLDELKVPYEKQVVSAHRTPDLMFSFAEQARSRGIKVIIAGAGGAAHLPGMVAAKTTLPVIGVPIQSKALNGLDSLLSIAQMPAGVPVATVAIGDAGAANAGILAAQMLSSFDDALAERIAEMRKKSEEKVLESSGDLV